The DNA window TCCTGAAAGATTACCTGAGAAACCTCACAGAAGAAAACGCTGATTACGAGGACGCTAAAAGTAAGGATCTTCCGAGTTCCATTCGCTGAGTCGCTTCCTCGTAGAGTAACGCGTCTAGCGCATCTAGCAAGGATAGGCTTCTATTTAAACGTCTGTTGAACGAGGCACGTTTAAATAGACGTCGGTAGTTGGCGACAATTGTAATCGTAGAATCAAACGAACAGACATGGCTTTCTTTCTCGCAGAGGCATTGGGATTAGTATCTACCGCTGCTAATCACACGAATGATGCAATGAAGAAGATCGATAAGTTCAAAAAGCTTCTAGAAATACAAGAGAGCATATACGATACGACAGATCTAGTTAGCGTGACACGGGAACTTGTAAGAGAGGGGCGTATCGTTAAAATTTCAGCAAGGAGCGGCGATCATCAAGAAAGACATTTGTTTCTGGTAGGTAAGACGTACGTACTTACATACGTTACATACGTCGATAAAACGTACTTGACCTAATACGTATAGGTAAATACCTGTACCTGTACTTCTCCATCTATAGACTATAGATGTTTCTATTTCTCCCCAATGTTCAGTTTAGCGATTTATTATTACTTTGTTCGATACGAGTCATCCCTGGACCATTGTATCGGTTAAGAGCGAAATTTATGGTCGAAAACTTACAAGTTATTGAGGGTGACAATTTAGAAACGGCAAATACGTTTTACATACGGGACGAAGAGAAAAGCTTTGAACTGtacacgcactcggtcgaggaGAAGGCTGCGTGGCTCGAGGCGCTTTTCAATACGATGCAAGAAATCATGAGGAGAAAAGCGAGTTTGAAAACTGGAAATGTTAAGACGCTCGTTATAAAAACCGAAGATGTGACCAAGTGCATGATATGCGACGTGATCTTTTCCGTAATGAGAAGAAAACACAATTGCAGAGCTTGCGGCATAGTGAGTATACATACTTCGACGGTACCGCGGTATTGCGCTGTCGAGTTAATTCATTCGATGATTCAATTTATGATCTCGTTTCGCTTTCGTTACAGGTAGTTTGCGGTAAATGTTCGAatcaaaaattattgttcgagGATAATAAAAACATGAGAGTTTGTCGTTTGTGTCACGCCGCGTTAACGCAACCTCTTCCGAAATCACCCTCTTCGTCGTCGCCGTCCGGACCGGTACCAAGTTTATTGCAAGTCTCGGCCAGCGCGTCGTCGGTTATATCCGGATATCTACTGTTAAAGACTCAGCCGAGTAAGCCCTGGATACGACGATGGTTCGCTTTGCATATGGATTTTGTTCTATACACCTTTAAATCCGAAAGCGAAAGTATGGCTTTAACGGCGACTCCGATGCCCGGTTTTCTCGTTACGGAAGCTATCGAATTATCCGATGAAGATCCCTTGAGTCTCAAAGACAGACCGAAAGCTCTCAAAATGCATCATTCCAGGAAAAGTTACTATCTGCAAGCATCGTCGCAGGAAGACAAGTACAAGTGAGTCTCGTGGTATCCTGTATCTTTTCGTTATTCAACACTCTCATCGAAATCATTTAACTTTCAGATGGTTGCATGCCCTACAATTGGCTACCAAAGCCGAACTACCCTCATTTGCAATGGTAGAGACGGAGGACGCACAAAAAAACCAACTGATTGTTCATGCGCGATAAAGTATTTAGATGGTCCTGCGCGTGAATCTGACACGAGTCAAGTTTTCTGTTATCGTATGCGTATCAAATTACAGCGCGGTAAGATAATCGTTAGtagataattattataataaaatgacATTGCgttgtatgtataatatataattgtaCACGTATGCGAATTGTTAATTAGTGTATTCTGGTCGATTCCAATGATGGTTACACTGCCAAAACGCTTGttgtattttgtacaattttgttatatttaaaaaaaatatatatgtataaatatatgtatacatacttgTATGTATGCTTACAGAAATGTATAATGTGTAACATGACGAGTGATATAATAATATCAAATTTTTGCTTCGACAGGAGGTGATTCTGCTTAAAGTAATTAGACCTGTGCATGCGAAGGTACTCGAGTTCTGTTTCTTTTCGAATATAAATATCCTAGAAAGAGCACGATATTTTCAAATTGACCGCGTCAATCAAAAACACCCTCTACGATGCTCTGACTTTTGATTGGTAGACCACGACGAATGTCCTATTTGTAATAATCGCTCTAACGATAGTCGATTTTGTTATGATAGCCGATTGTACTCGTGTATCTAACGAGTTTGAGCACGAGCACGTATGTGGTATgtacagagaggaaatgagagtgctcacgctcgggattttagtgtctccggtatagtgctgtctcttagtctaatttttagcctggaccagaacctgcataatctttttagcctggaccagaacctgcatcatctttttagcttggaccagaacctgcatcatctttttagcttggaccagaacctgcatcatccttttagcctgtattagaatctGCATCCTCTTTTACATCATTTCTTcgtagaagtagcatccaccaccgacgagatattgtCGGTGCCGCTGGTCTCTCATATCGAGAGCCAACACGATCTCGCTCTTACTTACAGCCGCTGCGCTCCCCTGCTTACCCACAGTCGCTACGCTTACCTACTTGTTAGttttataatcaatattttaaaccttaaaaagcaacactaaaaaaaaatatctgtttaattcgaatacgttcgtcggagaatgtaacatttcataatcgatatggttccgtgatgattcaccttctcaccgacgagaatttc is part of the Halictus rubicundus isolate RS-2024b chromosome 3, iyHalRubi1_principal, whole genome shotgun sequence genome and encodes:
- the LOC143352775 gene encoding FYVE, RhoGEF and PH domain-containing protein 4 gives rise to the protein MDKFGQVRRLNMFGSKTQTSNSTFYTELDTDTEDKESCLIGTTKCLGTEHADTNVSTRSNSRVNGRELEEYNKDLFHEIGTFGGFSRFRSYVVTTENSTDSVDTEENEENSIKVPFRIAHSVLEYRSSRYLTVERNSRRFTEDSYTVSESESEEESVGAKSLETDSRIADDYTDNAALETKSDGSSRCANSKRKRAHQIAEELLATEKNYVNVLRLIDQVFQFRVDQENRAHPMFPMETVQHMFSNIKSIYKFHNDFLLPQLQERIQNWESDPRIGDIMKNFAPFLKMYTEYVKNFDYAMNLIHTLQIKVARFAAIINEIQKLDECAKLSLSHHMLSPIQRLPRYELLLKDYLRNLTEENADYEDAKKALGLVSTAANHTNDAMKKIDKFKKLLEIQESIYDTTDLVSVTRELVREGRIVKISARSGDHQERHLFLFSDLLLLCSIRVIPGPLYRLRAKFMVENLQVIEGDNLETANTFYIRDEEKSFELYTHSVEEKAAWLEALFNTMQEIMRRKASLKTGNVKTLVIKTEDVTKCMICDVIFSVMRRKHNCRACGIVVCGKCSNQKLLFEDNKNMRVCRLCHAALTQPLPKSPSSSSPSGPVPSLLQVSASASSVISGYLLLKTQPSKPWIRRWFALHMDFVLYTFKSESESMALTATPMPGFLVTEAIELSDEDPLSLKDRPKALKMHHSRKSYYLQASSQEDKYKWLHALQLATKAELPSFAMVETEDAQKNQLIVHAR